A window of Mustela nigripes isolate SB6536 chromosome 9, MUSNIG.SB6536, whole genome shotgun sequence contains these coding sequences:
- the IDNK gene encoding probable gluconokinase isoform X2 — protein sequence MKMGKGIPLNDQDRIPWLCNLHDILLRDVASGQHVVLACSALKKAYRDILIRGKDGASPKCDETGKDKHPAEVKLLVVHLSGSFEVISGRLLKRKGHFMPPELLESQFETLEPPSAPENFIQISVDKNLSEIIATIVETLK from the exons ATGAAGATGGGAAAAGGGATCCCACTGAATGACCAG GACAGGATACCATGGCTCTGCAACTTACATGACATTTTACTAAG agaTGTAGCCTCTGGACAGCATGTGGTTCTAGCCTGTTCGGCTCTGAAGAAAGCGTACAGAGACATCTTAATACGAGGAAAAGATGGTGCATCCCCGAAGTGTGATGAGACGGGGAAGGACAAACACCCAGCTGAAGTGAAGCTCCTCGTGGTCCATCTGAGTGGGTCCTTTGAGGTCATCTCTGGGCGTTTACTCAAGAGAAAAGGACACTTTATGCCCCCTGAGTTATTGGAGTCCCAGTTCGAAACTCTGGAGCCCCCATCGGCTCCAGAAAACTTCATCCAAATCAGTGTGGACAAAAATCTTTCAGAGATAATTGCTACAATAGTGGAAACTCTAAAATGA
- the IDNK gene encoding probable gluconokinase isoform X1 codes for MAAPGALLVMGVSGSGKSTVGALLASELGWKFYDADDYHPEENRMKMGKGIPLNDQDRIPWLCNLHDILLRDVASGQHVVLACSALKKAYRDILIRGKDGASPKCDETGKDKHPAEVKLLVVHLSGSFEVISGRLLKRKGHFMPPELLESQFETLEPPSAPENFIQISVDKNLSEIIATIVETLK; via the exons ATGGCGGCGCCCGGTGCGCTGCTGGTGATGGGCGTGAGCGGCTCGGGGAA ATCAACCGTGGGCGCCCTGCTGGCCTCCGAG CTGGGATGGAAATTCTATGATGCGGATGACTATCACCCAGAGGAAAACCGAATGAAGATGGGAAAAGGGATCCCACTGAATGACCAG GACAGGATACCATGGCTCTGCAACTTACATGACATTTTACTAAG agaTGTAGCCTCTGGACAGCATGTGGTTCTAGCCTGTTCGGCTCTGAAGAAAGCGTACAGAGACATCTTAATACGAGGAAAAGATGGTGCATCCCCGAAGTGTGATGAGACGGGGAAGGACAAACACCCAGCTGAAGTGAAGCTCCTCGTGGTCCATCTGAGTGGGTCCTTTGAGGTCATCTCTGGGCGTTTACTCAAGAGAAAAGGACACTTTATGCCCCCTGAGTTATTGGAGTCCCAGTTCGAAACTCTGGAGCCCCCATCGGCTCCAGAAAACTTCATCCAAATCAGTGTGGACAAAAATCTTTCAGAGATAATTGCTACAATAGTGGAAACTCTAAAATGA